The proteins below come from a single Macaca fascicularis isolate 582-1 chromosome 9, T2T-MFA8v1.1 genomic window:
- the LOC135965056 gene encoding LOW QUALITY PROTEIN: uncharacterized protein (The sequence of the model RefSeq protein was modified relative to this genomic sequence to represent the inferred CDS: inserted 1 base in 1 codon; deleted 1 base in 1 codon) → MGDKKLFQSPCTLLVAEALTPAKVLSGNESRNLEGLDDQLETPILVSSVDGIKVLVSSVDCIDVLVSSVDSIHVLVSSVDSIKVLISNVDSIDVLVSSVDSINILVCRVDSIHVLVSSVDSIKVLVSSVDSINLLVSSVDSINILVCSVDSIHVLVSSVDSIKVLVFNVDXINVLVSSVDSINILVCSVDSIHVLVSSVDSIKILVSSADSIDILVSNVDTMEILVSSVDSSLLWYPVWWHQWLICVPSQFFLG, encoded by the exons ATGGGGGACAAAAAACTCTTCCAAAGTCCATGCACCTTGCTTGTGGCTGAAGCTCTGACCCCTGCGAAGGTGCTGTCTGGCAATGAGAGCAGAAACTTGGAGG GATTAGATGACCAACTTGAAACACCCATCTTGGTATCCAGTGTAGATGGCATCAAAGTCTTGGTATCTAGTGTGGACTGCATCGATGTCTTGGTGTCCAGTGTAGACAGTATCCATGTCTTAGTGTCCAGTGTAGACAGTATCAAAGTCTTGATATCTAATGTGGACAGTATCGATGTCTTGGTGTCCAGTGTAGACAGTATCAATATCCTGGTATGCAGGGTAGACAGCATCCATGTCTTGGTATCCAGTGTAGACAGTATCAAAGTCTTGGTATCTAGTGTAGATAGCATAAACCTCTTGGTGTCCAGTGTAGACAGCATCAACATCCTGGTATGCAGTGTAGACAGCATCCATGTCTTGGTGTCCAGTGTAGACAGTATCAAAGTCTTGGTATTTAATGTAG GTATCAATGTCTTGGTGTCCAGTGTAGACAGCATCAACATCTTGGTATGCAGTGTAGACAGCATCCATGTCTTGGTATCCAGTGTAGACAGTATCAAAATCTTGGTATCTAGTGCAGACAGTATTGACATCTTGGTATCCAATGTAGACACCATGGAGATCTTGGTGTCCAGTGTAGACAGC TCCCTGCTTTGGTATCCAGTGTGGTGGCATCAATGGCTCATATGTGTGCCCAGCCAGTTCTTCCTGGGTTGA